The DNA segment GACATCCGGTGCGCTTCGTCGCGCCCGATTCGGCGAAGGACATCTCGAAGACCCCGATCCCGAAGTCGCGCATCATCCGGAGCGGCGACAAGGGCGCCCACTACTGGTGGATCGAGTGGGGCGGCGAGCTCGACATCGTCCACGACAACGAGCGCATCCGCGACGAGCTGCGCTCGGTCATCTTCGGCATCTGGGACCACATCAAGAACTCGGGCGAGTTCGACGCCGACACGCTCGACCTCGAGTGGGTGGGCACGCTGCCGGGCAAGCGCGAGTACCGGCGGTTCCTCGGCGACCACGTGCTCACCCAGCACGACATCCTCGACCAGGTCGACTTCCCCGACCAGGTCGCGTTCGGCGGCTGGTCGATCGACCTCCACCCCGTCGAGGGCATGTACGCCCAGCATGCGGGCGCGCACCAGCGGTTCTCGAACGGCATCTACGGCATCCCGTTCCGCAGCTACTACTCGCGGAACGTCGCGAACCTCCTCATGGCGGGCCGCGACATCTCGGCGTCGCACGTCGCGTTCGGCTCGTCGCGCGTCATGGCGACGTGCGCCGCGGGCGGCGAAGCCGCCGGTACGGGCGCAGCCGTCGCGCTCGAGCTCGGGGTGCGCCCGAGGGAGCTCGGCGGGGAGCGCGCGGAGCGGCTCCAGCAGACGCTCCTGCGTCAGGATGCCTCGGTGTTCGGCGTGCGGAACCGCGACCCGCTCGACCGGGCGCGCGCGGGCCGGGTGACCGCGTCGAGTGCGACCCGGTCGCTCGCGGCCGATCCGGATGCCGAGGAGTCGAGGCATCCGCTCGCCCACGACCTCGGCATCCTCGTGCCGGTCGATCCGCGACTCGACGCGCTCGACGTGCTCCTCGACGTCTCCGCCGACACGACGCTCGCGGCCTCGCTCTGGACGACGGGCAAGCGTCAGAACGCCGTGCCGATCGACCGGCGGCTGACGGTCGAGGTCGCGCTCGAGGCATCCGATGCGCCGCAGGTCGTCCGTCTGCCACTCGACTGGCGGCCGTCGGAGCCCGAGAACGTCGTCGTCGTGCTCCACGCGAACGATGCCGTCGCGGCCGTGCTCGCGCACGACACGGTGACGGGCGTGCTCGCCCTGCAACACGTGCCCGAGGCCGACGGCGACGTCAACGTCGAGTACGACCCCGGCGAGGCGCTCGTGCAGTGGCCCGCCCATCCGTTGCGCGGCTGGACGCCGCGGATCGAGGCGCATCCGCCGACGGAGGCGTACGCGCCCGAGAAGGCGGTCGGCGGCTACCAGCGGCCCTACGGCGGCCCGCAGCTGTGGGCGTCGGCGCCGGTCGGCGACGGGCACGAGTGGGTGCAGGTCGAGTGGGATGCCTCGTGGTCGCTCGGCGAGCTGCGGCTCGTCTTCGACGACGACGTCGATGTCGAGCTCAACACGCTGCACCATCACCGCTCACCGCACCTCGTGTTCCCGCAGCTCGTGCGCGACTATCGCGTCGAGGCGCGGCTCGCAGGTCGCTGGCGGGTGCTCGAAGAGGTCTCGGACAATCGCCGCCGGCATCGCATCCACCGGTTCGCACAGCCCGAGCAGGCCGACGCCGTGCGCGTGACGGTGCTCGCGACGAACGGCGACCGCCGGGTCCGGATCGTGAGCCTGCGCGCGTACGAGTAGGCGGTTGGTAGCGTTGCTGGCATGCCGAGGGTCAGCGATGCGTATCGCGCGAAGCGCCTCGACGCGCTCTACCGCGCGACGTGGGGGTCCATCGCCCGCATCGGCATCGAGCGCACGACGATCACCGACATCATCGAGTCGTCGGGCTTCAGCGCCGGCATGGTCTACAACTACTTCGCGAGCAAGGAAGACCTCGTCGACGCCGCGCACATCGAAGCCATCCGGCGGTTGCGCGGCGCGATCGAGTCGGCGACCGAGAAGCCGTCGCCCCGCCCCGACGTGCTCTTCGAGCGGCTCATCCGCGCCATCGCGACGCGCCCCGAGGCGGGCGACAACGCGATGGGCGCGCTGTGGTCGATGAACGTGAGCGAGACCGCGAGCCCGGCCGCGCGCGCCGCCCTCGACGAGATGTGGCGGTTCGCCGCCGACCGGGTCGCCGAGCATGCGCTGCGTTGGGAGCGTCCCGACGGGCGGCTCGTGGGCCGCGCCGCGGCGCGCGCCGACGCCGACCTGTTCGTCTCGGTCGTGCTCGGGTACTTCGCGCAGCAGCGGTTCCGCACCCTTACGTCGTCGACGCCGCTCGTCGACGCGCTTCGGTCGGCCGTGACGCACCGTGCGGCGCTGCGCCGACTGTGGTCGACCGGGCGCTGACCGGCGCGGGTCTCGCCTGATCGGGCCGCAGGCGTCGGCTATTCGAGTCATTCTCGGCACCTTTCATGCCCATCGTGCATCCTGACTCTGCGAATCGCATACGTTCTGCAAAATATGTTGCCGCCGTGCGCACCAGGCACTACCTTGACCGTGCCCAAACGATTCGAAGGAGATTCCGTGCGGCCACCCCTCCGGCTCCGCCTCGCAGCGGCCACCCTCTCGACCCTGCTCATCCCAGCGCTCGGCGTCACCGCGATCGGTGTCACCGCGGCGTCCGCCGAAGAGACGCCACCGGCCCCCGCCGGCCCGGGAAGCCTCTACGACGAGCCGTTCGACGACCTCGCCGGCTGGACGGCCGTCACGGGCGCCGTCACCGAGTGGACCGTCGCCGACGGCACGATCGGCATCGACACCCGCGGACAGTCGTCGGGACGGTACATCCGCCCGACCGGCCCGCTCTCCCTGCCCGACGCGTACGAATTGCGCACGAGCGTCAAGATCGACGCGATCGATGCGCAGGGCACCGTCACCCTCATGCTCGACATGCGGAACCTCACCGACTGGAAGAGCACTGGGATCAGCCCCCAGTTCTTCGGCTTCGACGCCGACGGCAACGGCAGGTTCCGCATCTCGAAGCCCATCGTCACCTCGACCGTGTGCGACGGCATCTCGCCGCTCGAACGCGGCGAGTGGACCGACCTCGTCGTCCGCCGCGCCGCGGGCATCACCGCGGTCTACGCAGACGGCGCACTCATCGGCGCCGTCGAGTCGCCCACCGCGGGCGGCACGATCGGCTTCGGCGCCTACAAGAGCGCCGCGAGCTTCGGCCCCGTCTCGATCGACCCCCTGACGGCGACGCCCGAGGGACATCCGGCCACCGCCGTCGGCTGCCCGTGGAGCCCGCCCGTCACGCCGCCCGACCCGGCGCCCGGCACGGGCGAGGTCACGGGCTCGGGCGAGTGGACGCCCGCCGCGGCGACCTCCTCCGACCGCCCCGGCCACGAGGTCACGAGCGGCGAGTCGACGATCTCGCTCGACGGCGACTGGGCGTTCACGACCGACCCCGACCGCTCGGGCGTCGCCGACGGCTTCCCGCTCGTCGCGACCTCGGTCGACGGCTGGGACACGCAATCGGTCCCCGGCAACTGGGACGTCCACGACGAGTACGGCCGCTACACGGGCGCCGCGTGGTATCGACGCACCTTCGAGTCGGGCGATCTCAGCGCCGCCGCGGGCGAGCGGGCGTGGCTGCGCTTCGGCGCCGTCTACAACGACGCCACGGTGTGGCTCAACGGCGCCCGCCTCGGCTCGCACTCGGGCGGCTACACGCCGGTCGAGTTCGACGTCACCGACCATCTCGTCGACGGCGAGAACACCCTCGTCGTCCTGGCCGACAACACGTTCCAACAGGGCGCGTGGTGGTCGTGGGGCGGCATCTCCCGCTCGGTCGAGCTGGTGAAGACCGCCGAGGTGCGCATCGACCGCCAGCAGATCGTCGCGACCCCCGACCTCGCGGCGGGCACGGCGCACATCGAGTCGACCGTCTTCGTCGAGAACGCGGGCGACGAGGCACTTACGGTCGCGCTCACTGGTCGCATCACGGATGCCGCCACCGGCGCCGTCGTCGTCGACGGCCTCGAGGCATCGGTCGAGGTGTCGGCAGGCGGCACCGCGAACGCGTCGCTCACGGCCGACCTCGCCGAAGGCTCGTTCGAGCTCTGGAGCATGGACGACCCGAACCTGTACAGGTTCGATGTCGCCCTGGATGCTCCGGCCGCGTCTCAGAGCGACCGCTTCGGCATCCGCCTCTTCGAGATCGACGGCACGTCGATGCTGCTCAACGGCGAGCCCCTGAAGCTCGCGGGCGGCAACCGAGTCTCCGACGACCCGGCGAACGGCAACGTCGAGCCGACATGGCTCGTCCGTCGCGATCTCGACCGCATGAAGGCGTCGGGCATGAACCTCTCGCGCATCATGCACTACGCGCAGTCGCCCGAGCTGCTCGAC comes from the Agromyces protaetiae genome and includes:
- a CDS encoding TetR/AcrR family transcriptional regulator; translation: MPRVSDAYRAKRLDALYRATWGSIARIGIERTTITDIIESSGFSAGMVYNYFASKEDLVDAAHIEAIRRLRGAIESATEKPSPRPDVLFERLIRAIATRPEAGDNAMGALWSMNVSETASPAARAALDEMWRFAADRVAEHALRWERPDGRLVGRAAARADADLFVSVVLGYFAQQRFRTLTSSTPLVDALRSAVTHRAALRRLWSTGR